A segment of the Pseudomonadota bacterium genome:
TCAGATCGTCTGCAGAGGTAGGTTGAAGCAGCGTCGGGTGTTGGCTTCGGCCACCCGTGCCGCCTCTGCCGCCGACAGGCCGTGCAACGGCCCCACCGTCTCCGCGACGAGGGCCACGTGTGCTGGCTCGTTGCGCTTCCCGCGATGCGGGATGGGCGCGAGGTACGGACTGTCGGTCTCGATGAGCAGCCGATCGATGGGAACGCGTCTTACCACATCGCGAAGCGCCTCGGCATTGCGGAACGTGATGATTCCGGTGAAACCGAGATAGAAGCCGAGCGCGAGGAAGCGCTCAGCCGTCTCCCACGTTCCCGTGAAGCAGTGAACGACACCCCCGCACGAACGACCGCCTTCGGCCTCGACGATGTCGAGCAGGTCGCTCTCCGCGTTGCGACAGTGCAGAACCAGCGGCATCGCTCGGCGCACGGCCAGCCGGACCTGCGCGCGAAGCGACGCGCGCTGCACCTCGGGCGGACTGAAATCGTAGTGGTAGTCGAGGCCGGTCTCACCGATGGCCACGATGCGCGGCAGATGCGAGAGGCGCTCGATATGGGCCAGACCGGCGTCATCGAGGTGGCGCGCCTCGTGCGGGTGAACCCCGACGGTGCCATAGACCTCGATGTCATCACGCCCCGCGCAGCGCTCGACGAGAGCCGCAGTGCTGTCGCACGAGGCCACGTCAGTGGCCGGCACGACGATGCCGCGCACGTGCGCCGCCACGGCCCGCGCCAGAACCTCGTCGCGGTCGGCGTCGAACGCGTCTGTGTCGAGATGGCAGTGTGAATCGAAAACCGGGTAGGTCACGGCCTTCTCCCTCTTTCGGTGAACCAGCGCTCGATTCCCGACGCAATGGCCTCGCCGATGCGAGGCGCAT
Coding sequences within it:
- a CDS encoding TatD family deoxyribonuclease gives rise to the protein MTYPVFDSHCHLDTDAFDADRDEVLARAVAAHVRGIVVPATDVASCDSTAALVERCAGRDDIEVYGTVGVHPHEARHLDDAGLAHIERLSHLPRIVAIGETGLDYHYDFSPPEVQRASLRAQVRLAVRRAMPLVLHCRNAESDLLDIVEAEGGRSCGGVVHCFTGTWETAERFLALGFYLGFTGIITFRNAEALRDVVRRVPIDRLLIETDSPYLAPIPHRGKRNEPAHVALVAETVGPLHGLSAAEAARVAEANTRRCFNLPLQTI